Below is a window of Thermodesulfomicrobium sp. WS DNA.
CCGGTTCCGGCGCTGGCCTCCACGAGTACGCGGCCGGAAAGGGGGAGCGAGAAGAGATCCGTCATGGCGCGGCCTCGGGGAGCATGGGGACGAGCAGGCGCTGTGCCAGATCGTGGGATTCGTCCCAATGCGGGGTGTCGGGAAAGCAGAGGCGCAGATAGGGGTCCTGGTTTTCGGGGAAGGGGCCGTCTGTCCAGACTTTGACCATCTCGTGATGTGCCGAGTCGTGGCCTTTGGACGCGTATGTCTGGGCATACTTGAGGCACGCCTTGGGGAGCAGGGCCACAGGGCGGGTATGGGCCTCGAGCCAAAGTTCTATGGCCGCACGCAGGCGGTCTTTGCTTTCTTTCGGGTCGAGGACTGGCTTGGTGATGGTGTGGTCTTCGGTGATGAGGGTGACCTGATCGGCCGCGCGCGTCGCCCCGGCCACGATCCGCGTGAGGGAGAGGCGCAGGAGATCTTGGGTCTTGAGGGTGGCAGGCCGGTAGAGCACGATGCCTTCTGCGCCCAGAGGCAGCGTCCCGCAAAGCGTGATTCCCTCCTCTTCCACCCAAAAGGGCTGGGGCCGGATCCCGTGCGGGGCTCGAGCGCGGATGCGCTGAGCCATGTCCATCACCTGATCGATGGTGGGAGCGACGAAGGCGTCACCGCCTGGGGTGTCGGGGATGACCTGCCAGGCGTGGGCGGTCCGTATGAGTTCGGTGCAGGAAGCGCCGCTCTGGGCAAGCTCCAAGAGTGCGCCCTTGAGGCGGTGGAGTGTCCGGTGCGTCGGCGCGCCCCAAGGCTCGTCGTCGGGGAGGTCTTCTTCGCGCACCTGCGGCCGGATCCCCAAGGCGTGCAGAAGCGTACGGCAGGGGTGGGCGAGGTCGCGGATCAGGCGGTCAAGCTCCAGTTCCGCCGGCATCTGGGGCCGGGGAAGGGGGTGCCGGAAGAATGGCGGTCGGAGCCGCTGGGGACGGAGAAAGGCGTGCGCCTCCTGCAGACGGCAGGGGGTCAAGGTAGGCCAGGGAAACGAGACATCGAGGGCGCGGGGGTGGAAGGCGAAGACCGGGTGCGTGGTGACCAGGGCCGTGGAAGGGGGGGCGCCGTCTACGGTGGCGCGGCTATCGAGGTGTTCCAGGAGGCTGATGAGCACTGGAGACGGGCCTTGGGCCGAGGGCCCTGCGCTGGGGGCGAAAAGGAGCAGATGTTCACGGGCAGAGAGCAGTGCCTCCAAAAAGAGGCCGCGGTCGTCGTCGGTGGGGTTGCGGTCTCCTGGCTGGGGATGCGCGGCGGTTAGGTCGATGCTCGGGGCTGTTTGGGCACGTGGAAAGCTGCCCGCAGCCAGCCCCAAAAAGGCCACCACGCGGAAAGGCACGGCGCGCATGGGCCGCGGGGCGCAGAAGGTCATGCCGCGGGCGAGAAATTCCCCCTCCTGGGGTTCGCCGCCGAGGGTGCGCTCCAGGGCCAGGACCATGGAGCGGCCGCAGGCCGTAGGGCGACCGGCGTCTTTCCATGCGCTCAGGGTTTCGGCGATGCCTCGGCGAAGTTGTTCCGGAGCGCCGCTTCCTTGAGCAGGCCAAAAGGTTTCGAGTATCCAGGGCAGGATCCGCTCCCAGTCCGGGGCAGGGCTTTGGACCCATTGGCAGAGGCGCTCCAGGTGCTCCAGCCACAGGGCGCAGGCGGCGAAAAGCTCACGGTCCTCGCTTGGGCCAAGGGCCAGGGGGGCGACCCCTTGGATGGTGCCGTGGTGGTCGCCGGTGATGGCCCCGAGGGCCAGGCGCGTAAGTCCGGCGCGCCAGGTGCCGATGGCGCTGGGTGGCGCACCATGTCTTTGCCGGAAGGCCGCGTCGATCCCCCACGCAATGCCTGCCTGCGCGAGCCAGGTCTGCAGACGCAGGCAGGCGTCTTCGGAAAGTCCAAGAAGGCTCCGTGTGGGCGTGGCGGAGAAGAGTTCCTGCACGCGGCTGCGCTCCAGGCGGCCGGCGGCGGTGCGCAGAAGGTCCAGGAGGAAGCGGACTTCTTGATGGATGTGCCCATGGTCCGCCACGGTGTACGTGATCTCGGGGGAGTTGCTGCCGAAGACCGCATGGATGAGGGGGGCGTAGGTCTCCATGTCCGCCGTGATGGCCAGGATGTGGTGCGGCTCCAAGGAGGTGTCGGTCTGCAGAAGGTGCAGGACGCGCTCCCGCAGGACCTCCACTTCTCGGCGGGCAGTCGGGCAGAGGTGGACTTCCATATGGGTGCGGCTTCGAGGAAAATCTCGAATTTCTGGGGAAGGTGGCAGGTGGAGCAGGTCCGCGTGCAGGCAGTCCAAAAGGGTGTCTTGTGCTGGCGGCGCAAAGATGGGCACGAGTCCGGCGCGCTCCTCAAAACGATCTACGGCCTCCCGAAGCGAGGCGCCGAGCAGGGCGAGGAGCTGGGCCGCACTTCCTTCCTCCTGGGCGCGTCGCCGTCCCCAGGCATGGGGAGACGGGGAGAGCAGGTAGACGCGTACGGGCAGGTGTTCGCCCAGGGCCGCCAGGAGCTCTCCGAAATGGGGGGGCAAGCTGGAGATGCCAAAGACCGCCAGGCGGTGGGGCAGACCCTCCGGGGGTGGGCCGTGGCGCAGCACCTCGATCATGGCCAGGGTGAGGGCGGCGCGGTGGCTTTCTTCCTCGCCGCGCACCACGCGCTGCCAAAGCCGCCGCTGCCAGTCTTCGGAAGCCCGGTTTTCCGGGCCGATCTCGCCGCACGGCACGCCTTGCTGCCACTTGGCGAGCCAATGGGGACGAAAGAGCTGGTAGCGCTCGAAGACTGAGGCCAGGGCCAGGGCCTGTCCCATGCGCTGGCGCGGTAAGGAGGCGGTCGCCCCCTCACCCATCAAGGCGCCTTCGTCTTCCAGCGCCGCCATCAAGCGCCACAGCAGCCGGGAGGCGGAAAGCGGGCGCCGCGCGCCGGGAAGGCACAGCCGGCGGGCGAGATCGTGCAGCAAGGCCGCGGGGAAAGGGAAGCGCACCCCGGCGCAGATGCCGTGCTCCTGGGCCAAGGTCATGGCCAGGTAGCGTTCCATGCCCCGGGACTGGACCACCACGGTCTCCTGGGTGAGGGGCGAAGGGCTGTCCTTGAGGTGGTCGGCGAGGAGGGTTGCCAGGTATTCCAGGCGGTTGGAGAGAAAGACCGTCAGCGCCATGGGCTAGGTGAGTCCTACCTCGTCGGCGATGTGGTGGATGGCGGCGGTGGCGAGTGTCAGAAATTCGTCAAGGGGCAGATCCAGGTGGCTGCACTCGGCGATGGTCTTTCGGCATACGGCGGCGGCAAAACGTTTGTCCTTCATCTTTTTGCGCAGGCTCGATGCCGTAAGGCCTTGGGTGCGCTCTGGCCGCACCAGGGCCGCGGCGTGGATGAGGCCGGTGACCGTCTCCCCGCAGCGCAGGGCGAAATCCAGGGGGGTCGTCGGCGTCAAGCCGGTGGCCTCGTTGTGGGCGCGGATGGCGGCGAGCCCTGCTTCGGGG
It encodes the following:
- a CDS encoding exodeoxyribonuclease V subunit gamma, with the protein product MALTVFLSNRLEYLATLLADHLKDSPSPLTQETVVVQSRGMERYLAMTLAQEHGICAGVRFPFPAALLHDLARRLCLPGARRPLSASRLLWRLMAALEDEGALMGEGATASLPRQRMGQALALASVFERYQLFRPHWLAKWQQGVPCGEIGPENRASEDWQRRLWQRVVRGEEESHRAALTLAMIEVLRHGPPPEGLPHRLAVFGISSLPPHFGELLAALGEHLPVRVYLLSPSPHAWGRRRAQEEGSAAQLLALLGASLREAVDRFEERAGLVPIFAPPAQDTLLDCLHADLLHLPPSPEIRDFPRSRTHMEVHLCPTARREVEVLRERVLHLLQTDTSLEPHHILAITADMETYAPLIHAVFGSNSPEITYTVADHGHIHQEVRFLLDLLRTAAGRLERSRVQELFSATPTRSLLGLSEDACLRLQTWLAQAGIAWGIDAAFRQRHGAPPSAIGTWRAGLTRLALGAITGDHHGTIQGVAPLALGPSEDRELFAACALWLEHLERLCQWVQSPAPDWERILPWILETFWPAQGSGAPEQLRRGIAETLSAWKDAGRPTACGRSMVLALERTLGGEPQEGEFLARGMTFCAPRPMRAVPFRVVAFLGLAAGSFPRAQTAPSIDLTAAHPQPGDRNPTDDDRGLFLEALLSAREHLLLFAPSAGPSAQGPSPVLISLLEHLDSRATVDGAPPSTALVTTHPVFAFHPRALDVSFPWPTLTPCRLQEAHAFLRPQRLRPPFFRHPLPRPQMPAELELDRLIRDLAHPCRTLLHALGIRPQVREEDLPDDEPWGAPTHRTLHRLKGALLELAQSGASCTELIRTAHAWQVIPDTPGGDAFVAPTIDQVMDMAQRIRARAPHGIRPQPFWVEEEGITLCGTLPLGAEGIVLYRPATLKTQDLLRLSLTRIVAGATRAADQVTLITEDHTITKPVLDPKESKDRLRAAIELWLEAHTRPVALLPKACLKYAQTYASKGHDSAHHEMVKVWTDGPFPENQDPYLRLCFPDTPHWDESHDLAQRLLVPMLPEAAP
- a CDS encoding HDIG domain-containing metalloprotein; protein product: MISRDQALLLLDEANTPPHLRIHALETEAVLTALAQRLGHDPELWGRVGLLHDLDYPATQDSPELHGIVAANTLGGMLPEAGLAAIRAHNEATGLTPTTPLDFALRCGETVTGLIHAAALVRPERTQGLTASSLRKKMKDKRFAAAVCRKTIAECSHLDLPLDEFLTLATAAIHHIADEVGLT